The genomic segment CACTGGCGAAGTCGATTGTGAAAGACCGTCTGCGGAGTTTCTCAATTACATTCGACGACCCGGAGTTTGACGAGAGCCGTTTCCAAAACGAAGCCAGTGCTTTCCTTTGCACCAATCACACCTCCAGCTGCTGCACGCCGGTCGATATCGCCAGGGTTTTCCCGGAAGTGGTGTGGCACACGGAGCAGCCGATTCTGCGCACGGCCGCGGCGCCGATGTTTCTGCTGTCGAAGCTGGTGCATGACAGCGGCTTCAAAGTGGTCTTGACGGGGGAAGGTTCCGACGAAGTACTGGGCGGTTACGACATCTTCAAAGAAGCCAAGATCAGGCAATTCTGGGGCAAACAGCCGGACTCGCGGTGGCGCTTTCTACTTTTGAAAAGGTTGTATCCCTATATGCATAATCTGCGCCGGCAGCCGGCCAGTTACCTGAAGAGCTTCTTCCGGGTGACCCCGACAGACCTGCAGAATCCATTCTTCTCGCATCTTCCGCGATGGGATTTGACTGCGAAGATCAAGGGATTGTTTTCGGCGGCGGTTAAAGATGCACTCGGAGGTGCGCCGGCCACGGCGGAGCTTCAGGATGCCTTACCGCGGGGATTTGCAGGTTGGGATTGCTTTGCTCGGGCTCAATATCTCGAACTCGAGCAGTTGCTGCCGGGGTATATTTTGTCTTCCCAGGGGGATCGGATGGCTATGGCACATTCCGTGGAGTGCCGCTATCCCTTCCTGGATTATCGGGTGGTGGAGTTCGCGAATCGCCTGTCGCCCAAATTGAAAATGAAAGCATTGGATGAGAAGCATCTTCTCAAAAAAGCGCTCCGTGGATGGATCCCACAGTCGATCATCGGCCGTCACAAGCAGCCATACCGCGCGCCGGACGGCAAGTGCTTTTTCAGCCCTGATGCTCCCGAATATGTCCAGGAACTCCTCTCGCCTTCCGCGTTGAACCAGCACGGGATTTTCGACCCGCGAAGCGTGTCTTTGCTGATCAATAAGTTCATAACCGGTCGTGCGATCGGAACGAAAGACAACATGGCTCTCATTGCGGTGTTATCCACACAGCTTTTACTTCAACAATCCGTTCATCAATCTCTGGAGATGACAAGCTATGCAGCTCACACAAATTGACCAAGATGTTGAGGACTTTGTCGTAAAGAATTTTTTGTTTGGCCAGCAGGACGGCCTTACGCCGGATGAATCGTTGCTGGAGAGGGGAGTGCTCGACTCCACGGGAGTTCTCGAACTCATCGCGTTTCTCGAAGAACACTACGCGATCAAGGTTGAGGACGACGACGTGACGCCGGACAATCTGGATTCAGTTGCAAGGATTTCTGACTTTGTCAGCCGGAAGCTTGGATACAGCGGTTGAGGAGTAACGAATGCAGGTCGAGGAATTCCTAGAGGATAGCGCACGCGTATTCCCGTCGAAGGTGGCTCTGATCTGTGGCAAGAGCCGCTACACGTATGCCGAGATCGACGCCCAGGCGAACCGGGTAGCCGTAGCGCTGCTCGAGGCGGGGGTGCAACGCGGCGACCGCGTGGTGGTGTTGCTGCCGAATACTGCGGAAACGGTGATCGCATTATTCGGAATCTTGAAGGCAGGAGCAGTGTTTGTGCTCCTCAATGCGACAACCAAGCCTGACAAGCTGATGTACATCGTGAACAACTGCCAGGCCGTAGCCCTCGTCGTGGACGGCGCCGGTTGGGCAATTGCGCAGAAAGCGTCCGACGTGATGCCCAGTATTGGAATCGTGCTGGTGGCGAGATGCAAGTCGGACCTACCGACAGCTGCAGGTGGAGGGAGGGTCATCAATTTCGAGGCGGTGCGATTGGGGGCGCAGCGCGTGAAGGCTCCGCCGAAGACTTGCATCGATATTGATCTCGCCGCGCTTGTTTACACGTCCGGAACGACCGGCCATCCCAAGGGCGTGATGCTCACTCACTTGAACATGGTGTCTGTTGCGACATCCATCGCCACTTACCTGGAAAACACGAGCGACGATGTGGTGATGAATTTCCTGCCGCTGGCGTTCGGCTACGGCCTTTATCAGGTATTAGTGATGTTCAAAGTGGGTGGGACCGTAGTGCTACACGACTCCTTTGCGTTTCCACATGTGGTGCTCGATCTTATGGAGCGGGAACGTGTAACAGGTCTGCCAATTGTTCCCACCGTGGCAGCTTTGCTCCTGCAGATGGATATTTCGAGGTACGCTTTGCCGCAGCTCCGATACATCACCAACGCTGGAGCGGCGCTCCCCGTTGAACATCTGCGGCGGCTCCGCACCTTGTTTCCGAAGGCGAAGCTGTATTCCATGTACGGGCAGACCGAATGTCAGCGAGTGTCGTACCTCTCTCCGGATCAGCTCGATGTGCGGCCGGGGTCAGTGGGACGTGGGATGCCGAATGAGGAGGTATTCATCGTCGACGAACAGGGGCATCGGGTGGGACCCGGCGTTACAGGGGAGCTGGTGATTCGGGGATCCCATGTGATGCGAGGTTACTGGGAGTTGCCCGAAGAGACTGAACGCCGTCTTCGGCCTGGTCCACTGGCGGGTGAGAAGGTACTGTACAGCGGCGATCTGTTTCGTGCCGATGAGGAAGGGTACCTGTACTTCGTAAGCCGGAAGGACGACATCATCAAAAGTCGCGGCGAGAAAGTGAGCCCGAAGGAAGTTGAGGACGCCATCTGCAGGTTGGAGGGAATTGCGGAGGCGGCGGTGATCGGTGTGCCCGATGCCTTCCTTGGGAGCGCCATCAAAGCGATTGTGAAGCTTACGCCAGGAGCACACCTGACCGCGCAGGACATTCTTCGTCACTGCGCGGGGCACCTGGAGGATTTCATGCGCCCGAAGTACGTGGAGTTCGTGGAAGCCGTGCCCAAAACCGAGAACGGCAAAGTGAGCAAGCGTCTGTTGGCCGAGCGGGAGACAGAGATGGCTGGCGCTTCGAGCAGATAGAACCGATGGATCAGCTTAGAAAGGAAGATCATGTCCGCAGCAATTATGGAATTTCATGAACTCCTCAGAATTGATTGCGCACGCGAGGTAGAGCGCATCGTGTCCTCCATTCGCCAATTAGTACCGAGAGAGTTTCGTCGCAAGGGCGCAGTGGTCGGTTTGTCGGGAGGCATCGACAGCAGTGTTGTTGCAGCTCTGTGTACGCGCGCGTTAGGACGAGACCGTGTTTTAGGACTTTTCATGCCGGAGTCCGAATCGGCGGAGGAAAGTCTGAGCTTGGGCCGCCTGCTTACCGACAGCTTAGGCATCCCGTCCGTTTCGGAGGAGATTACGCCGATCCTGGCTGCGTCCGGCTGTTATCGGCGGCGCGATGATGCGATTCGCACCATAGTTCCCGAGTATGGGCCCGGGTATCGCTGCAAGCTGGTGCTCCCTGATCTCATTGGCGCCGATCGATACGCGCTGTATTCGGTGGTGTTGCAGTCCCCGCGCGGAGAGACCACGAAGGTGCGCCTTTCACTCGACGCGTATCTGGTGATCGTGGCGGCGAGCAACTTCAAGCAGCGAACGCGCACAATGCTGGAATACTACTATGCGGACGCGCTGAATTTTGCCGTAGCCGGAACACCTAACCGTCTCGAATACGAACTCGGCTTCTTCGTAAAGGGAGGCGACGGCGCCGCGGACTTCAAGCCTATAGCGCACCTATACAAATCGCAGGTGTATCAACTCGCTGAGTATCTCCAGATCCCGGAAGAAATCCGTCGCCGGCCTCCCACTACCGATACCTATTCGCTTCCGCAATCGCAGGAGGAGTTCTATTTCAGCTTGCCGCTGGCAGATATGGATCTATGCCTCTATGCGAAGGACAAAGGGATGACAAGTGCGGAGCTGGCCGCTGTGTCAGGATTAGCGGTGGCCGAGATCGAGCGCGCATGGTCGACGATCGACTCCAAACGAAGGCACGCCACCTATCTGCACAAGGCTCCGGTCACATTTGCAGCTGAATGAGGGCGCTTCCTTCGCTGTAAGCAGAGACTAGTTAGTCGCCAGTCCCGCAACTGCATATTCCGCGTCCGCTTCCGAGCTGCTTCACAAAGCTACACTGCGCCTGAACGCTGTCGAGGAACTCGTTCGTAGTGTCAGAGCCGCTGAGAGTTGTCTCCGTCGCGTATACGGATGGGCCTGAAGTCTGTGTGTGGGTCAACCATCCGGTCCCCGCCTTTGCACCGGAGATCGCTGCCGGATCGCAGGCCGAGTTCGCTCCCTGGTCTGCGGCAACGACCATTATCGAGCCCGCAACAGGTGATACTTGAGTCAGGGGGTTGGATCGAAGATCCTGATTTAGTGAGAGTGTCCGCAACCCTCCGCTGGAGACTGTGCAGCCACAGCACTCGGTGAGTTGCTGGTCTTCATTGAACACGTACACCATGGAACAGGATTGCAGGTGGCCATCACCGCTTGCACTGATCCGCAACGTCGAGTCCGGTGCGCCGGCCTCAGCCGAGAAGTAGGTTGTGAATACGACAGGCTGGACGACAGCGGTGGCTTCCGCCACCATGCCGAGGGACTCGGCTTTGATCTGCGCTGTCCCCGCATGGAATCCCAATGCATTTCCCTGTTGGTCAACTTCAACTATCGAAGCATCATCCACCGTCCACACAGTACTGGACGTGACATCGCTTATCAGTCCATCGGAAAAAGTGCTGATTGCCTTCAGCGGGAGACTGGAGCCGGCTCGCAGGTGAATGGGGTTGGGTGAGATCGAGATGCTCAAGGGTACTGCGGCGGTCACCTCGGCTGCAGCGGACGCGGTTAACCCACCAAGAGTCGCAGAAATGGATGTAGATCCAACGCCGATCGCCGTGGCGAGCCCGACGGAATTGATCTCCAGAATCGAGGCATTGCCGCCACTCCACTTGGCGGCGCTTGTCACATTCTTCGAGGTTCCGTCGCTCATAGCTGCGCTCACGGTTAGTCGCTGTGTTTCGCCCTTGGGCAAGGAGAGCGAGATCGGCGAGATCGAAATGCTCAAAGGCACTGCTGCGCTAACCTCGGCGCCCGCTGATGCGGTCAATTCACCTAGAGTCGCTGAGATGGATGTAGAGCCAATACCCACACCCTGGGCCAGCCCGGCGGAGTTGATTTCCAGAATCGAGGCGTTACCGCTCTTCCACTTCGCGGCGCTCGTTTCATCCTTGGAGGTTCCATCGGTCAGAGCGGCGTTCAGCGTTAGTCGCCGTGTTTCCCCCTTAGCCAATGAGAGCGATATGGGCGAGATTGAGATCTTAGAGGGAACTG from the Occallatibacter riparius genome contains:
- the nadE gene encoding NAD(+) synthase, which produces MEFHELLRIDCAREVERIVSSIRQLVPREFRRKGAVVGLSGGIDSSVVAALCTRALGRDRVLGLFMPESESAEESLSLGRLLTDSLGIPSVSEEITPILAASGCYRRRDDAIRTIVPEYGPGYRCKLVLPDLIGADRYALYSVVLQSPRGETTKVRLSLDAYLVIVAASNFKQRTRTMLEYYYADALNFAVAGTPNRLEYELGFFVKGGDGAADFKPIAHLYKSQVYQLAEYLQIPEEIRRRPPTTDTYSLPQSQEEFYFSLPLADMDLCLYAKDKGMTSAELAAVSGLAVAEIERAWSTIDSKRRHATYLHKAPVTFAAE
- a CDS encoding class I adenylate-forming enzyme family protein, whose product is MQVEEFLEDSARVFPSKVALICGKSRYTYAEIDAQANRVAVALLEAGVQRGDRVVVLLPNTAETVIALFGILKAGAVFVLLNATTKPDKLMYIVNNCQAVALVVDGAGWAIAQKASDVMPSIGIVLVARCKSDLPTAAGGGRVINFEAVRLGAQRVKAPPKTCIDIDLAALVYTSGTTGHPKGVMLTHLNMVSVATSIATYLENTSDDVVMNFLPLAFGYGLYQVLVMFKVGGTVVLHDSFAFPHVVLDLMERERVTGLPIVPTVAALLLQMDISRYALPQLRYITNAGAALPVEHLRRLRTLFPKAKLYSMYGQTECQRVSYLSPDQLDVRPGSVGRGMPNEEVFIVDEQGHRVGPGVTGELVIRGSHVMRGYWELPEETERRLRPGPLAGEKVLYSGDLFRADEEGYLYFVSRKDDIIKSRGEKVSPKEVEDAICRLEGIAEAAVIGVPDAFLGSAIKAIVKLTPGAHLTAQDILRHCAGHLEDFMRPKYVEFVEAVPKTENGKVSKRLLAERETEMAGASSR
- a CDS encoding Ig-like domain-containing protein, coding for MSISISPNPIHLRAGSSLPLKAISTFSDGLISDVTSSTVWTVDDASIVEVDQQGNALGFHAGTAQIKAESLGMVAEATAVVQPVVFTTYFSAEAGAPDSTLRISASGDGHLQSCSMVYVFNEDQQLTECCGCTVSSGGLRTLSLNQDLRSNPLTQVSPVAGSIMVVAADQGANSACDPAAISGAKAGTGWLTHTQTSGPSVYATETTLSGSDTTNEFLDSVQAQCSFVKQLGSGRGICSCGTGD
- a CDS encoding acyl carrier protein — encoded protein: MQLTQIDQDVEDFVVKNFLFGQQDGLTPDESLLERGVLDSTGVLELIAFLEEHYAIKVEDDDVTPDNLDSVARISDFVSRKLGYSG
- the asnB gene encoding asparagine synthase (glutamine-hydrolyzing) gives rise to the protein MCGIAGVLSLNDRVIDRAEPARMISLLRHRGPDAFGMYVRKQVALAHARLSIIDLDGGAQPMGATDHSAWLTFNGEIYNYVELREELASKGHWFRTESDTEVILAAYQEWNEDCVNHFNGQWAFALWDCGREKLFLSRDRMGVRPLYYARTADSFLFASEMKAILASREVSAEVDLQALDQTFTFWSPLAPRTAFRDIRQVPPASSMVVQKGEIRTWRYWRPSFEWEEAADAAAEKRLSDELFSLLYDATRIRLRSDVSVGAYLSGGIDSTVTTALAKSIVKDRLRSFSITFDDPEFDESRFQNEASAFLCTNHTSSCCTPVDIARVFPEVVWHTEQPILRTAAAPMFLLSKLVHDSGFKVVLTGEGSDEVLGGYDIFKEAKIRQFWGKQPDSRWRFLLLKRLYPYMHNLRRQPASYLKSFFRVTPTDLQNPFFSHLPRWDLTAKIKGLFSAAVKDALGGAPATAELQDALPRGFAGWDCFARAQYLELEQLLPGYILSSQGDRMAMAHSVECRYPFLDYRVVEFANRLSPKLKMKALDEKHLLKKALRGWIPQSIIGRHKQPYRAPDGKCFFSPDAPEYVQELLSPSALNQHGIFDPRSVSLLINKFITGRAIGTKDNMALIAVLSTQLLLQQSVHQSLEMTSYAAHTN